In Natronorubrum halophilum, the genomic window GGCGGGTGACCGGGATCGTAGCCACCGCCATCCGACCCGCCGTGTTCGTCGTGATCCGATCCATTGTGTCCGCCGTGGTCCGACCCGTCGTCACCGTCACTGTCTCCGTGCTCGCCGTGATCCATCAGCGGCAGCGCTTCGCGACTTCCGCGGCGATCCTCGTCGATCAGGTCGAACTCGAGGTCGTGGATATCCGAGCGGTTGAACTCGAAGTCGATCTCGAGTGTGGTCGCGCTGTCTAACCGATCGGCGAACGCGCCGGTCTGTGCGGCGTCGATCGGCCCGACCTGAACGCGGGCCGTATACTCGCCTTCGTCCGGAAGTTCGATGTTGTCGCCGTAGTGAAATCCCATCCGCTGAGAGAGCATCGCCCACGGCGTCAGCCGCCCGCCCACGGAATCGCCGTCACGGAGGATTTCGAGGCCGATATTCACCGGAAGGACGGTGTCCGTTTCGACGTCCCAGACGGTCATCATGAGATGCATGCTATCGTCAGGCTTGACGTCGACCTGTTCCGTTTCGCCGGCGATGATCCAGAAGCGGTGAGGAATCGTATAGGAGAGTTCGACGGCGTACTCGCCGTCGGTCGCTCGCCCGTAGGTGTTCATCTCTTCCATGCCCGCGGGAAGGTAGACGGCGTCAGGCCGGTTCTCGACGAGTGGCGGGTTCGACCAGGCGGACCGTTCCTCGAAGCCGAGGCGCTCGAGACAGCCGGCGACGCCGACGGTACCGGCCACGGCGGTTCCACGGAGAAAGCCCCGACGATTCATTGTGTCCGTCTTGGGTTGCCACCCTCAAAACGCCTGTTGGTTTAGCGGTCGAATGGCGGTGGTGTCTACTAACCGTCTCATCCGGTGACGTACACCGGATCCGTCGCCGGAAGCGTCAGGAGCCACAGACTGATCGCGGTGTAACAGACCATCACGACGACGAACGGGTACTGGCTGCGAATCGCCTGCAACCGGCCCGGAAAACAGTCGTAGGCGATCGCGTGTGCGGTCCAGATCGCGAGAATATGCCCCGCGATAAGCGCGCCGATCTCGACGGTCCCCAGCCAGTCGGGGACGACCAGCGTGGTCGGATTCACGGGCGGAGCGAGTGGATTCGAGAGGGCTGCCAGCGACGCGGGTGTGAGCGAGACGACGAACGCGACGTAGTGGGCGACGTGATAGCCCGCGGCGATCGCCAACAGCGATGGGGCGAAACGGCGGGCGAGAACCCGCTTCGAGAGGTACGTCGGCGCGGTTCGTCGTGATGCGCGCGCAGCCAGTCGGTAGAACGCAAGCGCTAGTCCGAACCCGCCAGCCAGTACGAGGAGATAGGCGACGGGTGCCGAAACACCGGTTGTGACGACGGTCTCGATCGTTCGACGGCCCGGCCGCGTGACGATGAATCCGTTGAACGTCAACTCCCAGACCACCAGGACGACGAACGCGACCTCGCTCGAGTCGGTGACGACCCCCGAATCACGCAGGCGAGCGCCGGGAACGACGAGTCGAAACCGGCCGCCCTGGTGCCGGGTTGAAACCTGACCGCCCTGATGCCGAGTCGGAACCTGGCCGTCTCGGTGCCGACTCGAAACCTGATCGTCCCGGCGCTGGATCGGTGCGATCGTTCCGTAGAGTCGAAAGAGCGCGGCCAGCGGATCCGCGTGCCGGAACCACGCCGCCGGCGAGAACAGGAGCGCGCCCGCGACGGTGACGACACCGTACCCCACGACGACGAGCGCGAGGGTTCCGGGATCGGACGTCACCGGAAGGACGAGTTCGAGCCAGACGAGGGTTCCCAGCCCGAGAACGGCCGGCCACGACGAGATCCGCGTTGGATACTCGAGAAGCCCCCATCCGCTTCCGTCCGCTGCCTTTCGTCCCGTCCGTCCGTCTTCTTCCGTTCGTTCGTCTCTCCTAACACGTCCGCACGCTCGAACGCGGGCACCTACGCCGATCACGCATCGTGCGATAGTTCGAAACGGATCGATCGCCGGCCACGGATTGACGACCAGGACGGCGATCATCGGTAGCAAGGCTCGAACTCCGACGAACGTGAGGACGACTGCGAGGTTCGCCGTCGGCATCGCCGGTCCCTCGAGGCCGACGACGACCACGGCGGCGAGGGCCGCGAGTCCGAGGAGGTTTCCAGCGGCAGCGCCGATGGCGATCGTCCGACTCGAAAGCGCCGTTGTCGTGCCCACTGCTGGAAGCGGAACCGTCCACTCGTGGATCGTCTCGACGAACTGCCGATCGGTCACGAGTGCAGCGAGCATGGCGGAGGCACCGACGGCCGCCCCGCCGGTGAGCAGGGTGAGCCACGTCGGTACCGCGAGTTCGCGGTCCTCGCCGAGTCCGGCGGCGACGTTCGAGGCGCGTGCGGGTTCGGCCCAGAGCACTGCGACGATACCGACCGCTCCGAGACCGAGTGCAACGAATCCCAGCAGCCGGGTCGAGCGAGACACTGTCACCGCTGGATTCCACGAAGGCGATCCACATGTATCCCCGTCCCGCTTGCGCCGCTCGAAACGGTTTCTCCCCTCAGTGCTCGAGTTCTTCCCTCGGTACTCGAGTTTTTGCCTTCCGATTCGAGCTTCCGCCTCCCGACATTTACTCTGTCGATCCGTCGGATTCGGTGTACGAACCAACGGACATTTGATGGCGCGCTCCTACGGATCAGACATGAAACGGCGGACGTATCTTCGCTCACTCGGTGTCGCCGGTACCGCTGGTGTCGTCGGTACCGCTGGCTGTCTCGACACGTTCGATCAGGCACTATCTGACGACGACAGCCGCACGATTCTGCCGGCGGCGGACGGCCACCCCGAGGATCCTGGGTATCCGAGCCACGGGAACGAGTTCCCCTCGTTTTCGATCCCCGATCCGGTCGCCGAAACGAATGTCTCGCTCGAGGATTTCGTCGGCGAACGCTCCTTCCTGCTGACGTACTTCTTCACCACGTGTCCGGACGGGGTTTGTCCGGCCCTGCTCACGCGATTGCGCTGGGCTCAGGACGACGCCATCGATCGCGGCTACGCGGACGATCTCGGGTTGCTCGCCTTCACGTTCGATCCCGAACGCGATACGCCCGAAGTCCTGACGGAGTACGCGACTCAGCAGAACATCGAGTACGAGGCCGAGAACTTCCACTTCCTCCGGCCCGAGAGCTACGAGGAGGCGAAGCGGCTGATGACCGATACGTTCGGCATGGCGCTGCAGCGAGAGGAAGACGGCGAGAACGGCGACGACGAATCGAACGGTACCGAGGGTACCGACGAGAGCAACGAAAGCGCCGACGGAAACGAGAGCCACGACGAGCACGATCACGGTGCGTACACGTTCACCCACAACAGTCGGATCACCCTCGTCAACGAGGACGGCATCGTCGAGCGCGCGTACCCGAACGCCGTCCAATCCGAACGCGCGGTCGATCGGAAGCGACTCCTCGAGGAAACCAGAACGGTCGTCGGGGTGGAGTAAAGATGCGTCGACGGGAGGTCCTCGCCGGCGTGGGCAGTGCGGGCGTCGTCGTCGGAGGCGGTGCGGTCGCCGTGTACGGGCTGCCGTCGTCCGACGACCTCCGCGGGGAGGAGTCCGGCGACGAGCCGCCCGAGCCGTTCGAGATCGAAACGGTCGACGCCGCCGGCAGCGACGCCGGGACGATCGAGGTCCCCGACCTCGGGCGCGCGACGTTCGTCGACCTGTTCGGGACGTGGTGTGGACCGTGTATCGAACAGATGCCGGCGCTCGGGGAGGCCAACGAACGAATCGGTGACGAGGTGCTGTTCTGTTCGGTTACCAACGAGTCCGTCGGCCCGAACGGCTCGATAACCGAGGCGGAACTCGTCGAGTGGTGGGACGAACACGACGGTAACTGGACGCTCGGACTCGATCCCGCCGCCGAGCTCACCGCGCGATATCCCGGTGGCGTTCCCAGAGGCGTCGCGATCGACGCTTCGGGCCGCGTCCAGTGGGCCGAATCCGGGATCAAGACCGCGGACGAACTGGTCAACGGGATCGAACAGGCACTCGAGGCTGATGCCGGTGACAAGTGAGTATGATCGACGGCTCACTGCCGCTCGCGTTCGCGTTGATAGCGGGCGTCGCGACGTTCTTTTCGCCCTGTGCGTACCCGCTCTTACCGGGCTACGTCGGATTCTACGTGAGCCAGACCGACGGTGAAGGTGCGTCGCTGCCGGGTGCGCTCAGCCGCGGTCTCATCGCTGGAATCGGCGTCCTCGCCACGTTCGGCGCGTTACTGGTCGCCGCGTACTGGATCGGCCACTCCACGCTGTCGAACGTCACCCTCTTCGAGCCGATCGTTGGCGCAATCCTGGTCGCGTTCGGGCTGTTGACCGTTCTCGGGCGCGCCCCGTCGCTGTCGATTGCGCTCCCGAAACGCCGTTCGAGCGTCCTCGGTTTCGGCGTCTTTGGCGCCGGGTACGCGCTGGCGGCGGCGGGCTGTGTTGCACCCCTGTTCGTCGCCGTGATCGCGCAGGCCCTGTCCTTACCGCCGCTCTCGGCGGCACTCGTCATCGGCACCTACGTCGGTAGCGTCGTGTTGTTGATGGTCTCGCTGACCGTCGTGACGGGAATGGGGCTCCTCGTGGGTGCTGGACAACTGGCCGCGTACAGCGAGACCCTCGAGCGACTCGCGGGCGCGGTCATGATCGTCGCTGGAGTCGGACAGCTGTACCTCGCCATCGTCGTCATCGACGTTATCTGAGCGCTCACTGCTGAATAGACGATCGTCAAACCGCGCGTTGCAGCGACCGTTTCAAGCAGCCTCGCTACTCCGATTCCTCGAGCAGTCCGAGATCGGCGGCTGCGAGGTCGGCGATACGGTCGGCGATGTCGGGATCGACCGCGGCGACGTCGCCGCCGCCGTGTAGCTGTTCGTTGTGTCGCTCGATCAGGTCGGCCACTTCCGCTAACGGGACGCGGGAAGTCGTCTCGCACTCGGGGCAGACGATCGGCACCTGCGGATCGTTCGAATCGCTTGCGGCTGTCATTGCGTACCCCTCTCGAGTGAACTGTAAAATATCATTGGTTGGTCCGTGTGTACGTTGTCGATGGTCTCGTACCCCCGCGTATTCCGTTTCCTGACGGGATGCGTTCTCCGCTCGAAATTCGCGGACACGATGCAGTGGAAGCGAAACGGAATCGCCCGTCAGGTCCGTCAGGTCGATCGACGGCGGAAGCCGACGAGCGCGACGGCCGCCAGCGCGACGAGTACGGCCGGGACTCCGAATCCGGGTAGTTCGTCACCGCCGTCCTCGTCGTCCGTATTCGCCGATTCGTCGGAGTCGTCGGTCGATCCGTTCGAGTTGTCGTCGTCGCTCGAGTTACCGTCGTCGCTCGAGTTGCCGTCGTTGACGCCGGTCTCATCGGCGTCGAGTTGGAGGACGATCATGACCTCTCCGTGGGAGCCGCCCGGTTCGTAGGTCCACTCGCCGCCGGCTTCTTCGTAGGATACCGCGTCTTCGATCGGATCGACGCTGGTGTCCCACGTGTCGTGTGCCTGTTGCACGTAGCCGACGACTTCGATCTTGTCGGCGTGTTCGCCCTCGATCTGGGCCTCGCCGTACTCGATGGTGGCGTTCTCAGGGTGACCGTGTAGCTCGATGCTGTGGGTATCCATGTAGCCGTCGCCCTGTGGCAAGTCGTCGGTCGTTCCGAACTGGTCGCCGTCGAGCGGTCGGTCGTAGTGCTCGGTCAGCGGGTACTGAACGGTTAACGGATCGGCGTGGGAGTGCCACGACGTCGTCTCGCCGGTCGGTATCGTGACGGTCGTATTCGGAACGCTTTCACCGACGATCGGTTCGCCCGCCTCGTTGAGCAACACGACGCCGATCTTCCCGGAGCCGTCCCCGAGGTACGGCGACCGGTACTCGTCGCGCGGGTTCACGTAGCTCACCCAGTTCCCGTCGCTCGCTTCGTAGTACGGATCGCCCGCTTCGGGCGCTGGCTCGGCGTACGCTTCCTCGCTCACGTTCGCGTCCGATTCGCTATCCGGATCGCTGACACTGAGGGACGAGTCCGCCGGGCTGGCACCTGCGCCGACGGCTCCGGCGGCACCGACGAGTCCGAGAACGAGCAGGGCGACGAGTCCGACCGCGAGCGCGGAACGCGATCGAAACATCGTCACTGTTGGACCCCGCGAACCGCGGTTTGTCGCTTCGTTCGGTATCTCAGTCGCCGCCGTGGCTTTCGTTGAGGATCTCGTCTTGGCCGTGACATACGACCACAGTACGAAATTCATGTTTCTTTATATGAACTCCCTACCGAACTGTAACGACTC contains:
- a CDS encoding PGF-CTERM sorting domain-containing protein, whose product is MFRSRSALAVGLVALLVLGLVGAAGAVGAGASPADSSLSVSDPDSESDANVSEEAYAEPAPEAGDPYYEASDGNWVSYVNPRDEYRSPYLGDGSGKIGVVLLNEAGEPIVGESVPNTTVTIPTGETTSWHSHADPLTVQYPLTEHYDRPLDGDQFGTTDDLPQGDGYMDTHSIELHGHPENATIEYGEAQIEGEHADKIEVVGYVQQAHDTWDTSVDPIEDAVSYEEAGGEWTYEPGGSHGEVMIVLQLDADETGVNDGNSSDDGNSSDDDNSNGSTDDSDESANTDDEDGGDELPGFGVPAVLVALAAVALVGFRRRST
- a CDS encoding cytochrome c biogenesis CcdA family protein; amino-acid sequence: MIDGSLPLAFALIAGVATFFSPCAYPLLPGYVGFYVSQTDGEGASLPGALSRGLIAGIGVLATFGALLVAAYWIGHSTLSNVTLFEPIVGAILVAFGLLTVLGRAPSLSIALPKRRSSVLGFGVFGAGYALAAAGCVAPLFVAVIAQALSLPPLSAALVIGTYVGSVVLLMVSLTVVTGMGLLVGAGQLAAYSETLERLAGAVMIVAGVGQLYLAIVVIDVI
- a CDS encoding SCO family protein, which encodes MKRRTYLRSLGVAGTAGVVGTAGCLDTFDQALSDDDSRTILPAADGHPEDPGYPSHGNEFPSFSIPDPVAETNVSLEDFVGERSFLLTYFFTTCPDGVCPALLTRLRWAQDDAIDRGYADDLGLLAFTFDPERDTPEVLTEYATQQNIEYEAENFHFLRPESYEEAKRLMTDTFGMALQREEDGENGDDESNGTEGTDESNESADGNESHDEHDHGAYTFTHNSRITLVNEDGIVERAYPNAVQSERAVDRKRLLEETRTVVGVE
- a CDS encoding iron transporter, which codes for MNRRGFLRGTAVAGTVGVAGCLERLGFEERSAWSNPPLVENRPDAVYLPAGMEEMNTYGRATDGEYAVELSYTIPHRFWIIAGETEQVDVKPDDSMHLMMTVWDVETDTVLPVNIGLEILRDGDSVGGRLTPWAMLSQRMGFHYGDNIELPDEGEYTARVQVGPIDAAQTGAFADRLDSATTLEIDFEFNRSDIHDLEFDLIDEDRRGSREALPLMDHGEHGDSDGDDGSDHGGHNGSDHDEHGGSDGGGYDPGHPPSSAGPPVEELPGELLGTERSADAKLSAIVTDVDRFTTNDESVYLALYLRTPYNDVSLPFASLDATIDRDGSTVLEDEPLTETVDHEFVHHYGIGLDALESGDEITVSVDTPTVSRHDGYETAFFDFEDVSFEVP
- a CDS encoding TlpA family protein disulfide reductase, whose amino-acid sequence is MRRREVLAGVGSAGVVVGGGAVAVYGLPSSDDLRGEESGDEPPEPFEIETVDAAGSDAGTIEVPDLGRATFVDLFGTWCGPCIEQMPALGEANERIGDEVLFCSVTNESVGPNGSITEAELVEWWDEHDGNWTLGLDPAAELTARYPGGVPRGVAIDASGRVQWAESGIKTADELVNGIEQALEADAGDK